In the Stigmatella erecta genome, one interval contains:
- a CDS encoding MFS transporter: MTSTPAPAPPSSALRLPGYATFLATFMLAMMADNIEHVISYWVAFQKFHSAALGGFAVVSHWLPFLLLSVPVGALNDRFDSRRLIQMGMVLFILASLGWGYFFVTDSLQVWHAMVLLTLHGCAGVLWSTSSQMLLYDIVGPASLASAVRLNATARYLGVLVGPGVGSLIMRTLGPTYGIFLNALFYLPLAIWLVRAPYGRHYRGAAPGPKRAVRGLADILQTVKEVRGLPIVSGMVLLAGAASFFVGNSYHAQMPGFADDLGHGDPGAAYTALLGADAAGALLAGVLLETRGSWLRMTPTAAMTLALLWGVALFGFATVHVYAVALMLLFAAGFFELSFSSMTQALVQINAPDAIRGRVLGLFAMAAMGLRAFSGIVVGLFGSVVGIHFSLGLATAGFVAVIAFLFWRTKRAVA, translated from the coding sequence GTGACCTCCACCCCGGCCCCGGCCCCCCCCTCCAGCGCCCTGCGTCTCCCCGGCTACGCCACGTTCCTCGCGACGTTCATGTTGGCGATGATGGCCGACAACATCGAGCACGTCATCAGCTACTGGGTGGCGTTCCAGAAGTTCCACTCGGCGGCGCTGGGAGGCTTCGCGGTCGTCTCGCACTGGCTGCCCTTCCTGCTGCTCTCGGTGCCCGTCGGCGCGCTGAACGACCGCTTCGACTCGCGGCGGCTCATTCAGATGGGGATGGTGCTCTTCATCCTCGCGTCGTTGGGCTGGGGCTACTTCTTCGTCACGGACTCGCTGCAGGTCTGGCACGCGATGGTGCTGCTCACGCTGCACGGGTGCGCCGGCGTGCTGTGGAGCACCTCCAGCCAGATGCTGCTCTACGACATCGTCGGGCCCGCCTCGCTCGCCAGCGCCGTGCGGCTGAACGCGACGGCGCGCTACCTGGGCGTGCTGGTGGGCCCCGGCGTGGGCAGCCTCATCATGCGCACGCTCGGGCCGACCTACGGCATCTTCCTCAATGCCCTCTTCTACCTGCCCCTGGCCATCTGGCTCGTCCGCGCGCCGTATGGCCGCCACTACCGCGGCGCCGCGCCGGGCCCGAAGCGCGCGGTGCGGGGGCTCGCCGACATCCTCCAGACGGTGAAGGAGGTGCGTGGCCTCCCCATCGTGTCCGGCATGGTGCTGCTCGCGGGGGCCGCGTCCTTCTTCGTCGGCAACAGCTACCACGCCCAGATGCCGGGCTTCGCCGATGACCTGGGCCATGGCGACCCGGGCGCGGCCTACACCGCGCTGCTCGGCGCCGATGCCGCGGGAGCGCTGCTCGCGGGCGTTCTCCTGGAGACGCGCGGCAGCTGGCTGCGCATGACGCCCACGGCCGCGATGACGCTCGCGCTGCTGTGGGGGGTGGCCCTCTTCGGCTTCGCCACGGTGCACGTCTACGCGGTGGCGCTCATGCTGCTGTTCGCCGCGGGGTTCTTCGAGCTCTCCTTCAGCAGCATGACGCAGGCCCTGGTGCAGATAAACGCCCCTGACGCGATTCGAGGCCGCGTGCTCGGCCTCTTTGCGATGGCGGCGATGGGCCTTCGCGCCTTCAGCGGCATCGTGGTGGGCCTGTTCGGGAGCGTGGTGGGCATCCACTTCTCCCTGGGCCTCGCCACCGCGGGCTTCGTCGCCGTCATCGCCTTTCTCTTCTGGAGGACGAAGCGCGCGGTGGCGTGA
- a CDS encoding di-heme oxidoredictase family protein, protein MKIRKPSAVLPSMGAALLALSACGDEAGPTPPSEPLAPSEMAAVDYVPLFAPGTQVMEQIQYKEADGTLVTLAGFRPTNRHARERGEPWTSPDVGPGNYFTFPTWYFQNRTFGLMIRDGVPAGRSRIEISLRVNDGTFVETGLSAFRRVDPDIRDYGWKMNVGFQNPKEGNKNICHATSVREDCMAVITDNWRAPQPGTPLKVGDVIEVTPAPYLLHTLDNKAVIDGGGIRYYSFEQLYQVGVGMRPWYGVAPTLDSVPLPASTLLGGEASVSYNYSEEPHRVFQQTVNNIGISNMKRFVEGRRLFHTSFVDGKHSESPDINPVFTQHANQLGPRFNNVSCISCHALNGRSAVPTLGARLDTLAIEAAASSSATQVTPDPTYGLNVQQRALSAGGADYAVSVQSYVKTVRTLPDGETVELQKPVYAFKGPVPAQYSVRQAPQVMGVGLLEAMDEAALLALSDPNDSNGDGVKGVPNWVINPETGSRHLGRFGWKASKASLRQQSGDALLKDMGVTSPVYKSLTCQRGVANCNASGTSPSISETEIERLASYLALLGVPAQRSLRSGFMDGIRVSPEHDVNPTLISRGSTLFTQVKCGTCHTPEMKTGANHPFAELRHQTIHPYSNLMLHDLGPDLADTLTQGQAGPRLWRTAPLWGIGSLKYVQGGAQNVRYLHDGRARTLMEAIAWHGGEANASRVQFEALSKADRTAVLAFLESL, encoded by the coding sequence ATGAAAATCCGAAAGCCATCCGCCGTTCTTCCCTCGATGGGCGCGGCCCTCCTGGCGCTCAGCGCGTGCGGCGATGAGGCCGGGCCCACGCCCCCTTCAGAGCCCCTGGCCCCGTCTGAAATGGCGGCCGTGGATTATGTCCCGCTCTTCGCCCCGGGCACCCAGGTGATGGAGCAGATCCAATACAAAGAGGCGGATGGAACCCTGGTCACCCTCGCGGGCTTCCGCCCAACGAACCGGCATGCCCGCGAGCGGGGGGAGCCCTGGACTTCGCCCGACGTGGGTCCGGGCAACTACTTCACCTTTCCGACGTGGTACTTCCAGAACCGCACCTTCGGTCTGATGATCCGCGACGGTGTGCCCGCAGGGCGCTCGCGCATCGAAATCTCCCTGCGGGTGAATGACGGGACCTTCGTCGAGACGGGCCTCAGCGCGTTCCGGCGCGTGGATCCCGACATCCGGGACTACGGCTGGAAGATGAACGTCGGCTTCCAGAATCCGAAGGAGGGAAACAAGAACATCTGTCACGCGACGTCGGTCCGCGAGGACTGCATGGCCGTGATTACCGACAACTGGCGCGCCCCGCAGCCCGGCACCCCGCTCAAGGTGGGCGATGTCATCGAAGTGACGCCCGCGCCGTATCTCCTGCATACGCTCGACAACAAGGCCGTCATCGACGGCGGGGGCATCCGTTATTACTCGTTCGAGCAGCTCTATCAGGTGGGGGTGGGCATGCGCCCCTGGTATGGCGTGGCCCCCACCCTGGACTCCGTCCCGCTGCCCGCGAGCACCTTGCTGGGCGGTGAGGCCAGCGTCTCCTACAACTACTCCGAGGAGCCGCACCGGGTGTTCCAGCAGACGGTCAACAACATCGGCATCTCCAACATGAAGCGCTTCGTGGAAGGGCGGCGGCTGTTCCACACCTCTTTCGTCGACGGGAAGCACTCGGAGAGTCCGGACATCAACCCCGTGTTCACCCAGCACGCCAACCAGCTGGGGCCCCGGTTCAACAACGTGAGCTGCATCTCGTGCCATGCGCTCAATGGGCGCAGCGCCGTCCCCACGCTGGGCGCCCGGCTGGACACCCTGGCCATCGAGGCCGCCGCCTCCAGCTCCGCCACGCAGGTGACGCCGGATCCCACCTACGGTCTGAACGTGCAGCAGCGGGCGCTGAGCGCGGGCGGGGCCGACTACGCCGTCTCCGTGCAGTCGTACGTCAAGACCGTGCGCACCCTGCCGGATGGCGAGACGGTTGAGCTGCAGAAGCCCGTCTATGCCTTCAAGGGGCCCGTGCCCGCGCAGTACTCGGTCCGGCAGGCGCCCCAGGTGATGGGCGTGGGCCTCCTGGAGGCCATGGACGAGGCGGCCCTCCTGGCCCTGTCCGACCCGAATGACTCGAATGGCGATGGCGTGAAGGGCGTGCCGAACTGGGTCATCAACCCGGAGACCGGCAGCCGGCACCTTGGCCGTTTTGGATGGAAGGCGAGCAAGGCCTCCCTGCGCCAGCAGTCGGGAGATGCGCTGCTCAAGGACATGGGCGTCACTTCCCCGGTCTACAAGTCGCTCACGTGCCAGCGGGGAGTTGCCAACTGCAACGCCTCGGGGACCTCTCCCTCCATCTCCGAGACGGAGATCGAGCGGCTGGCCTCCTATCTCGCGCTGCTGGGGGTTCCAGCCCAGCGCAGCCTGCGCAGCGGCTTCATGGACGGCATCCGCGTCTCACCGGAGCATGACGTGAACCCCACGCTGATCAGCCGCGGCAGCACGCTGTTCACCCAGGTGAAGTGTGGGACCTGCCACACCCCCGAGATGAAGACCGGCGCGAACCATCCGTTCGCCGAGCTGCGCCACCAGACCATCCATCCGTACTCCAACCTGATGCTCCACGACCTGGGGCCCGACCTGGCCGACACGCTGACCCAGGGCCAGGCGGGGCCTCGCCTGTGGCGCACGGCGCCGCTGTGGGGCATCGGCTCGCTCAAGTACGTCCAGGGCGGGGCGCAGAACGTGCGCTACCTGCACGACGGGCGTGCGCGCACGCTGATGGAGGCCATCGCCTGGCACGGCGGCGAGGCGAACGCCAGCCGCGTCCAGTTCGAGGCGCTGAGCAAGGCGGACCGGACCGCGGTGCTGGCGTTCCTCGAGTCGCTCTGA
- a CDS encoding FAD-binding oxidoreductase, which yields MSGSRRAIQQNAQHAAKVERIAQQLRLRKSTRPASFKKKTPPHQVPKRFDQRRHDEKIDLSDLDQIIELDVVAMTCTAEPAVTFDEVVRATLRHGLVPIIVPEHKTISLGGSVAGCSIESMSFRHGGFHDTCLEYEIITAKGDVLRCSPEENPLIFQMIHGSFGTLGVLSQLKFKLVRAAPYVHVKYETYETLEAFQQAIQRHFNAQEADYLDGQIFSPTKHVLCVGRFVDKAPYVSRYDWLKAYCESIPRLSEDYLTVYDYLFRYDRGVTHVKPRSLLGRALFGKLIHSDSMLRTADRFHRFLPAQNPPVIVDVFVPFSRTAQFMDWYHREIHHYPVWCVPYRRMRDYEWLSPRWWSGVQDPLFLDLAVYGLKQEPGRNIYKEFEDELLQLNGTKTLISYNYYDEQTFWSIWNKDTYQAVKQFTDPDNIFRDLYTKTCRAALGLEGPAPKPEGSVH from the coding sequence GTGAGCGGGTCCCGCCGAGCCATCCAGCAGAACGCGCAGCATGCGGCAAAGGTTGAACGGATCGCCCAGCAGTTGCGGCTACGCAAGAGCACGCGCCCCGCGTCCTTCAAGAAGAAGACGCCGCCCCACCAGGTGCCCAAGCGCTTTGACCAGCGGCGCCACGACGAGAAGATCGACCTGAGCGATCTCGACCAGATCATCGAGCTCGACGTGGTGGCGATGACCTGCACGGCCGAGCCCGCGGTCACCTTCGACGAGGTGGTCCGCGCGACGCTGCGCCATGGGCTCGTGCCCATCATCGTCCCCGAGCACAAGACCATCAGCCTCGGCGGCTCCGTCGCGGGGTGCTCCATCGAGTCCATGTCCTTCCGGCATGGCGGCTTCCACGACACCTGCCTCGAATACGAGATCATCACCGCCAAGGGCGACGTGCTGCGCTGCTCCCCGGAGGAAAATCCGCTCATCTTCCAGATGATTCACGGCTCGTTCGGGACGCTCGGCGTCCTGTCCCAGCTCAAGTTCAAGCTCGTGCGCGCCGCGCCCTACGTCCACGTGAAGTACGAGACGTATGAGACGCTCGAGGCCTTTCAGCAGGCCATCCAGCGCCACTTCAACGCCCAGGAGGCGGACTACCTCGACGGGCAGATCTTCTCCCCCACGAAGCACGTGCTGTGCGTGGGACGCTTCGTGGACAAGGCCCCGTACGTGAGCCGCTACGACTGGCTCAAGGCCTACTGCGAGAGCATCCCGCGCCTCAGCGAGGACTACCTCACGGTCTACGACTACCTCTTCCGCTACGACCGGGGCGTCACCCACGTCAAGCCGAGGAGCCTCCTGGGCCGGGCGCTGTTCGGCAAGCTGATCCACTCCGACAGCATGCTGAGGACCGCGGACCGCTTCCACCGCTTCCTGCCGGCACAGAACCCACCCGTCATCGTGGATGTGTTCGTCCCCTTCTCGCGCACGGCCCAGTTCATGGACTGGTACCACCGGGAGATCCACCACTACCCGGTGTGGTGCGTGCCCTACCGCCGCATGCGGGACTACGAGTGGCTGTCGCCCCGCTGGTGGTCCGGCGTGCAGGATCCGCTGTTCCTCGATCTCGCCGTCTACGGGCTCAAGCAGGAGCCGGGCCGCAACATCTACAAGGAGTTCGAGGACGAGCTGCTCCAGCTCAACGGCACCAAGACGCTCATCTCGTACAACTATTACGATGAGCAGACCTTCTGGAGCATCTGGAACAAGGACACCTACCAGGCCGTGAAGCAGTTCACCGACCCGGACAACATCTTCCGGGATCTCTACACGAAGACGTGCCGGGCCGCGCTCGGGCTGGAGGGCCCGGCGCCCAAGCCGGAGGGCTCCGTGCACTGA
- a CDS encoding AzlD domain-containing protein codes for MSAWPVILGMAVVTYVPRLAGLWLRASVPPFWKRFLRFVPIAVFSALVVPALPGDRGEAGVRLLAAGLAAAASWRFHKLWLGIAVGMAVYWGLR; via the coding sequence ATGAGCGCCTGGCCGGTCATTCTGGGGATGGCGGTGGTGACCTACGTGCCGCGGCTGGCGGGGCTCTGGCTGCGCGCGAGCGTGCCGCCCTTCTGGAAGCGCTTCCTGCGCTTCGTGCCCATCGCCGTCTTCTCCGCCCTCGTCGTCCCCGCGCTCCCCGGAGACCGGGGCGAGGCGGGGGTGAGGCTCCTGGCGGCGGGGCTGGCCGCGGCGGCGAGCTGGCGGTTTCACAAGCTCTGGCTCGGCATCGCGGTGGGGATGGCGGTGTACTGGGGACTGCGGTGA
- a CDS encoding AzlC family ABC transporter permease, whose amino-acid sequence MGFSHSGDFLRGFRTVVPLWLGFIPFSVAYAVIARGAGLGVLDTQLLSALVFAGGAQFSAAGLFAAGASGVEIVLTTLLLNARHLLYGLSLSQRLPLTGTQRWVAAHLLTDEAYGVVLTEPQPTFAYLLGAGLSVFVPWNLFTFVGALLGQGLPDPAGLGVDFVFPLAFLALLIPMLRGKVEVGVAVLSGAIALGGAQVLPGGVALLLAGGVGSLAGALLTAEPQNPPEAEAS is encoded by the coding sequence ATGGGCTTTTCCCATTCAGGTGATTTCCTCCGGGGCTTCCGCACGGTCGTCCCCCTGTGGCTGGGGTTCATTCCCTTCTCCGTGGCCTACGCGGTGATCGCGCGGGGCGCGGGGCTCGGGGTGCTCGACACGCAGTTGCTGAGCGCGCTCGTGTTCGCGGGCGGGGCTCAGTTCAGCGCGGCGGGGCTGTTCGCGGCGGGCGCCTCGGGCGTGGAAATCGTCCTCACCACCTTGCTGCTCAATGCCCGCCACCTGCTCTATGGCCTCTCGCTCTCGCAGAGGCTCCCCCTGACGGGGACCCAGCGATGGGTGGCCGCGCACCTGCTCACCGATGAGGCGTACGGGGTGGTCCTCACCGAGCCACAACCGACCTTCGCCTATCTGCTGGGGGCGGGGCTGAGCGTCTTCGTGCCGTGGAACCTGTTCACCTTCGTGGGGGCGCTGCTGGGCCAGGGCTTGCCGGACCCGGCGGGGCTCGGGGTGGATTTCGTGTTCCCGCTGGCCTTCCTCGCCCTGCTCATTCCCATGCTGCGTGGAAAGGTCGAGGTGGGGGTGGCCGTGCTGTCGGGCGCGATCGCCCTGGGCGGCGCCCAGGTGCTGCCCGGAGGGGTGGCGCTCCTGCTCGCGGGAGGGGTGGGCAGCCTGGCCGGGGCCCTCCTCACGGCGGAGCCGCAGAATCCGCCGGAGGCCGAAGCCTCATGA
- a CDS encoding AraC family transcriptional regulator has translation MPSSRSSSVVPQGAIAAQGGSTAGGPGPHEECTLWRPEELGGLELLKATYVTHTFAPHSHEGFAIGVIERGVEAFRCRGQMHYAPAGSVVLVNPGDIHTGHAPEAGGWSYRMLYPEPRVLEEAASGLSGRPRGVPFFPQAVVEDPLAAARIRALHASLEQPASALERQSRLLAVLVPLVTRHAAHLPEARPVGTEHEAVRRARDFLEAHPGQNVTLEQLSRHAGLSVFHLVRVFRRKWGLPPHAYQVELRVRRARELLRQGEPPGQVATLLGFSDQSHLTREFKRRVGLTPSRYAASARSSKTRSPSAA, from the coding sequence ATGCCGTCCTCCCGCTCCTCCTCCGTTGTGCCGCAGGGCGCCATCGCCGCGCAGGGCGGGTCCACCGCCGGAGGACCCGGGCCCCACGAGGAGTGCACTCTTTGGAGGCCCGAGGAGTTGGGCGGGCTGGAGCTGCTCAAGGCCACCTATGTCACCCACACCTTCGCGCCCCACAGCCATGAGGGGTTCGCGATCGGGGTCATCGAGCGGGGCGTGGAGGCCTTCCGGTGCCGGGGGCAGATGCACTACGCCCCCGCGGGCAGTGTCGTCCTGGTGAATCCGGGAGACATCCACACCGGGCATGCCCCGGAGGCGGGCGGCTGGAGCTACCGGATGCTCTACCCGGAGCCCCGGGTGCTGGAGGAGGCGGCCTCCGGCCTGTCCGGCCGCCCGCGGGGGGTCCCCTTCTTTCCCCAGGCCGTGGTGGAGGACCCCCTGGCCGCCGCCCGCATTCGCGCCCTGCACGCGTCATTGGAGCAGCCCGCCTCGGCCCTGGAGCGCCAATCCCGGTTGCTGGCCGTGCTGGTGCCCCTCGTGACCCGCCATGCGGCCCACCTTCCGGAGGCCCGGCCCGTGGGGACCGAGCACGAAGCGGTGCGCCGGGCCCGCGACTTCCTGGAGGCCCACCCGGGGCAGAACGTCACGCTGGAGCAGCTCTCGCGTCACGCGGGGCTCAGCGTCTTTCACCTCGTGCGGGTGTTCCGCCGCAAGTGGGGGCTGCCCCCTCATGCGTACCAGGTCGAGCTGCGCGTGCGCCGCGCCCGGGAGCTGCTGCGCCAGGGAGAGCCTCCGGGCCAGGTGGCCACCCTGCTGGGCTTCAGTGATCAAAGCCACCTCACGCGCGAGTTCAAGCGCCGCGTCGGGCTGACGCCGAGCCGCTACGCGGCCAGCGCAAGATCCTCCAAGACACGGAGCCCCAGCGCTGCGTAG
- a CDS encoding CHASE2 domain-containing protein codes for MVSKTQRVLRLRLRNHLGQMVGLALLATGVAVACWSLQWLWLPNMERQLYDSALTTFTREHGLSEDIIVVAIDQSTLDGVRANRTYARNFGNYPWTRSLWARVTEELAASGARAVLLDAVMDEPDTDPSADQAFATALRETGLPFYLGVSSHPRATALPQVEPVQRFPAPAQPPAPAGTAPVPEALSGEFEEVDEDEPPTAADALQAAQALAFPVKTEGRPLPRLEPEPTSDRSQLPRPIPPIAPLLSEVDGFGLVEVEPDPDGSMRRTRFAYTDGTNAYVTLPVALAADLFGAKELAFSGRTMRLGSHELTVNPDGSAEIDFGGALHERYHLIPLIAVLDAWALRREGKPTGLSPDLFRGKVVVIGGTALGVGDSKTTPFGATVPGMSKQVAVLDNLLAGRFITEAPFWVSLLFSLALALASTVVLMTLRQPGLELAWPLLLIPAVFMLMGYTLAFGRVHLLTAMPAVAGLLASLGAVAANHLFANREAVFIRQAFSRYMEPKLIEQMIEENQLPRLDGEAREITAFFSDIRGFSTFSEQFRDNPRELVRVLNMYLTRVSSSLIHEGGCLDKYIGDAVVCLFGAPINHTDHAVRACRGALRTKAEVEQLREEFREQGLPDVYTRIGLNSAKLFVGNFGSEQLFDYTAIGDGMNLAARLEGANKAYGSLIMIGPSTYALAQHAIEVRELDNVRVAGKTEAVTVYELLALKGQLPAHTRETVERYHEALALYRQARFAEAAAVLQTRLAQDPDDGPTAALLRRCREFEKSPPHPFDGVTNLDK; via the coding sequence ATGGTGAGTAAGACACAGAGGGTCCTGCGGCTGCGCCTGCGTAACCACCTGGGGCAGATGGTGGGGCTGGCGCTGCTGGCCACGGGGGTCGCCGTGGCGTGCTGGTCCCTGCAGTGGCTGTGGCTGCCGAACATGGAGCGCCAGCTGTACGACAGCGCGCTCACCACCTTCACGCGCGAGCACGGCCTCTCCGAGGACATCATCGTGGTGGCCATCGACCAGTCCACCCTGGATGGGGTCCGCGCCAACCGCACCTACGCGCGCAACTTCGGCAACTACCCCTGGACGCGCAGCCTCTGGGCCCGCGTGACCGAGGAGCTGGCCGCGAGCGGCGCACGGGCCGTGCTGCTCGACGCCGTCATGGACGAGCCGGACACGGACCCCAGCGCGGACCAGGCCTTCGCCACGGCGCTGCGGGAAACCGGCCTGCCCTTCTACCTGGGCGTCTCCAGCCACCCCAGAGCCACCGCCCTGCCCCAGGTCGAACCCGTGCAGCGGTTCCCTGCCCCCGCTCAGCCCCCCGCGCCCGCCGGCACCGCGCCGGTTCCGGAAGCCCTCAGCGGCGAGTTCGAGGAGGTGGATGAGGACGAGCCCCCCACCGCCGCGGACGCGCTCCAAGCCGCGCAGGCGCTCGCGTTCCCAGTGAAGACAGAGGGCCGCCCCTTGCCTCGGCTGGAGCCCGAGCCCACGAGCGATCGGAGCCAGCTCCCCCGGCCCATCCCGCCCATCGCCCCGCTCCTCTCCGAAGTGGATGGCTTTGGCCTGGTGGAGGTGGAGCCGGATCCGGATGGAAGCATGCGGCGCACGCGCTTCGCCTACACGGACGGGACGAACGCGTACGTCACGCTCCCGGTGGCGCTGGCGGCGGACCTCTTTGGCGCGAAGGAGCTGGCATTCTCCGGCCGGACGATGCGCCTGGGCTCGCACGAGCTGACGGTGAACCCGGATGGCAGCGCGGAGATCGACTTCGGCGGCGCGCTGCACGAGCGCTACCACCTCATTCCCCTCATCGCCGTCCTGGATGCCTGGGCACTGCGGCGGGAGGGCAAGCCGACGGGGCTGTCGCCGGACCTGTTCCGCGGCAAGGTAGTGGTCATTGGAGGAACAGCCCTGGGAGTGGGAGACTCGAAGACGACGCCATTCGGGGCCACGGTGCCGGGCATGAGCAAGCAGGTGGCGGTGCTGGACAACCTGCTCGCCGGCCGCTTCATCACCGAGGCCCCCTTCTGGGTGAGCCTGCTGTTCAGCCTGGCGCTGGCACTGGCCTCGACGGTGGTGCTCATGACGCTGCGCCAGCCTGGGCTGGAGCTCGCATGGCCGCTGTTGCTGATTCCCGCCGTCTTCATGCTCATGGGCTACACGCTGGCCTTCGGCCGGGTCCACCTGCTCACGGCGATGCCCGCCGTGGCGGGACTGCTGGCCAGCCTCGGGGCGGTGGCCGCCAACCACCTGTTCGCCAACCGCGAGGCCGTGTTCATCCGGCAGGCGTTCAGCCGCTACATGGAGCCGAAGCTCATCGAGCAGATGATCGAGGAGAACCAGCTGCCGCGCCTGGATGGCGAGGCGCGGGAAATCACCGCCTTCTTCAGCGACATCCGCGGCTTCTCCACCTTCTCCGAGCAGTTCCGGGACAATCCGCGCGAACTGGTCCGCGTGCTCAACATGTACCTGACGCGGGTCAGCTCCTCGCTGATCCACGAGGGCGGGTGCCTGGACAAGTACATCGGTGACGCGGTGGTGTGCCTGTTCGGCGCCCCCATCAACCACACGGACCACGCGGTGCGCGCCTGCCGCGGGGCGCTCCGGACGAAGGCCGAGGTGGAGCAGCTGCGCGAGGAGTTCCGCGAGCAGGGCCTGCCGGATGTCTACACGCGCATCGGCCTCAACAGCGCGAAGCTCTTCGTGGGCAACTTCGGCAGCGAGCAGCTCTTCGACTACACCGCCATCGGGGATGGCATGAACCTCGCGGCGCGGCTGGAGGGCGCGAACAAGGCCTACGGCTCGCTCATCATGATCGGCCCGAGCACCTACGCGCTTGCCCAGCACGCCATCGAGGTGCGCGAGCTGGACAACGTGCGGGTGGCGGGCAAGACGGAGGCGGTCACGGTGTACGAGTTGCTGGCGCTCAAGGGCCAGCTTCCCGCCCACACACGCGAGACGGTGGAGCGCTACCACGAGGCGCTCGCGCTCTACCGCCAGGCGCGCTTCGCCGAGGCGGCCGCCGTGCTACAGACACGGCTGGCACAGGACCCGGACGACGGGCCCACCGCCGCGCTGCTGAGGCGCTGCCGGGAATTCGAGAAGTCTCCTCCCCACCCCTTCGACGGGGTGACGAACCTGGACAAGTGA
- a CDS encoding M48 family metallopeptidase, whose amino-acid sequence MNRHLLRLAVLGLGLTAASCAATKESLQRLASVEVAQSVKENVREFSQCDRLKADISFQEEYDLGGAVALSWVRKGGGLMLANTPEKQLHQYLNTVGRNLAAQSSRPTLRWTFGALQDPETFNATSAPGGYVFLTRRLLQNVDNEAQLAGVLAHEIAHITLKHALNSFGGFKVKQCQVGAWTPDTPLFGEALGKGADSIISHVSKGFDKDDEFAADALAIHLLVSAGYEPTEYTGFIGKIPESTGITSTHPKKSERLKRMVAVLETAKKPSDGFSEWPAGMQGLVVPPLPPAFSVVQANGR is encoded by the coding sequence GTGAACCGGCACCTGCTGCGGCTCGCGGTGCTAGGGCTGGGCCTGACGGCCGCCTCGTGCGCGGCCACGAAGGAGTCCCTCCAGCGCCTCGCGTCCGTGGAGGTGGCTCAGTCGGTCAAAGAAAACGTCCGCGAGTTCTCCCAGTGCGACAGGCTGAAAGCCGATATCTCCTTCCAGGAGGAGTACGACCTGGGCGGTGCGGTTGCCCTGAGCTGGGTCCGGAAAGGTGGCGGCCTCATGCTGGCCAACACCCCCGAGAAGCAACTGCACCAGTACCTCAATACGGTGGGGCGCAACCTGGCCGCGCAATCCTCCCGGCCCACGCTGCGGTGGACTTTTGGAGCGCTTCAGGACCCAGAGACCTTCAATGCGACTTCCGCTCCGGGCGGCTACGTCTTTCTCACCCGGCGTCTCCTACAGAACGTGGACAACGAGGCCCAGCTCGCAGGAGTGCTCGCACACGAAATCGCGCACATCACCCTCAAGCATGCCCTGAACTCCTTTGGCGGCTTCAAGGTGAAGCAATGTCAGGTGGGTGCCTGGACACCCGATACGCCTCTCTTCGGCGAAGCCCTCGGCAAGGGAGCGGATTCGATCATCTCCCACGTCTCGAAGGGATTCGACAAGGACGACGAATTCGCCGCAGACGCCCTGGCGATCCATCTCCTCGTCTCCGCAGGGTACGAGCCCACGGAGTACACAGGCTTCATCGGCAAGATTCCAGAGAGCACGGGAATCACCTCCACACACCCGAAAAAGTCAGAGCGTCTGAAGCGAATGGTGGCCGTGCTCGAAACAGCGAAGAAACCCAGCGATGGCTTCTCCGAGTGGCCCGCCGGGATGCAAGGGCTCGTGGTGCCCCCGCTCCCCCCCGCGTTCTCCGTGGTGCAGGCCAACGGGCGCTAA
- a CDS encoding AAC(3) family N-acetyltransferase has translation MSDSRIERDLRNLGVREEGVLLVHTSFRAVRPVEGGPLGLIGALQAVLGPQGTLVMPTMTAGDTVFDPRSTPTDSMGITAELFWRQPGVLRSTHPGGSFAASGPLAGQICAPQPLSPPHGPDSPVGRVHALAGQVLLLGVTHSENTTLHLAEALAGVPYSVSHPCVVEADGEVKTVMIPETDHCCRGFQLADHWLRVHALQREGKVGNAHARLCDSRSLVMLAVEHLTANPLTFLCPAGAGCEECDAARASIPPSAA, from the coding sequence ATGAGCGACTCAAGGATTGAGCGGGACCTTCGAAACCTGGGGGTCCGCGAGGAAGGCGTGCTGCTGGTCCACACCTCGTTCCGGGCGGTCCGGCCCGTGGAGGGCGGCCCACTGGGACTGATTGGCGCACTGCAAGCCGTGCTCGGCCCCCAGGGTACCCTGGTGATGCCCACGATGACGGCCGGCGACACGGTGTTCGATCCACGGTCCACGCCGACGGACTCCATGGGAATCACCGCCGAGCTGTTCTGGCGGCAGCCGGGGGTCTTGCGAAGCACCCATCCCGGGGGATCCTTCGCCGCCTCGGGGCCGCTCGCCGGGCAGATCTGCGCGCCCCAGCCGCTCTCGCCTCCCCATGGGCCGGACAGCCCCGTGGGCCGCGTGCATGCGCTGGCCGGGCAGGTGCTCCTGCTGGGGGTGACGCACAGCGAGAACACGACGCTGCACCTCGCGGAGGCCCTGGCCGGGGTGCCGTACTCGGTTTCACACCCCTGCGTCGTGGAGGCCGATGGCGAGGTGAAGACCGTGATGATTCCCGAGACGGACCACTGTTGCCGGGGCTTTCAGCTCGCCGACCACTGGCTGCGCGTTCACGCGCTTCAGCGCGAGGGGAAGGTGGGCAACGCCCACGCCCGCCTCTGCGACTCACGCAGCCTCGTCATGCTCGCGGTCGAGCACCTCACCGCGAACCCGCTCACGTTCTTGTGCCCCGCGGGAGCTGGCTGCGAGGAGTGCGATGCGGCCCGCGCGAGCATTCCGCCTTCTGCCGCCTGA